Proteins co-encoded in one Halorussus vallis genomic window:
- a CDS encoding DNA-directed RNA polymerase subunit L, with amino-acid sequence MELRVIEKEDDELSIEIGGEDHTFMNVLKGALLEREGVAAATYDVNPEQSGGQTEPILTIKTEDGTDPLDALEAAARDIDDKTAAFHDAYQNAA; translated from the coding sequence ATGGAACTACGGGTCATCGAGAAGGAGGACGACGAACTCTCCATCGAAATCGGCGGCGAGGACCACACCTTCATGAACGTGCTGAAGGGGGCGCTCCTCGAACGCGAGGGCGTCGCGGCCGCGACCTACGACGTGAACCCCGAGCAGTCCGGCGGCCAGACCGAACCCATCCTCACCATCAAGACCGAGGACGGCACCGACCCCCTCGACGCGCTGGAGGCCGCCGCCCGCGACATCGACGACAAGACGGCGGCGTTCCACGACGCCTACCAGAACGCGGCCTGA
- a CDS encoding SDR family oxidoreductase: protein MDLKLDGKRAYVVAASGGLGRAVAEAFVREGASVVISSRSAERLETATESIRAATGCETDTVDSVVCDLSDGTSVRDATEAAVDRLGGLDALVTNHGGPETTPFSGLSIDDFDEGYRGILRSTVLTCKTALPALREGGGAITNLVAASALEPSARGALGNVFRPGIYGLSKVLAEEFGADGVRVNCVSPRGVTTDRIDHKIEQLAEREGISREEAEQRRTDELPLDDLGTPESFARAATYLSSPAADYITGAVLPVDGGWHRRGF from the coding sequence ATGGATTTGAAACTCGACGGGAAGCGGGCGTACGTCGTGGCCGCCAGCGGGGGTCTCGGCCGGGCGGTGGCCGAAGCGTTCGTTCGGGAGGGCGCTTCCGTCGTCATCTCGTCCCGGAGCGCCGAACGACTGGAGACTGCGACCGAGTCCATCCGAGCGGCGACCGGGTGCGAGACGGACACCGTCGATTCGGTCGTCTGCGACCTGAGCGACGGAACGTCGGTACGGGACGCGACCGAGGCGGCCGTCGACCGCCTCGGGGGCCTCGACGCTCTGGTGACGAACCACGGCGGCCCCGAGACGACGCCGTTTTCGGGCCTCTCGATCGACGACTTCGACGAGGGGTACCGCGGCATCCTCCGGAGTACCGTCCTCACGTGCAAGACGGCGCTCCCCGCGCTCCGGGAGGGAGGCGGCGCGATAACGAACTTGGTCGCGGCGTCAGCGCTGGAGCCGTCGGCCCGCGGCGCGCTCGGGAACGTCTTCCGTCCCGGGATATACGGACTCTCGAAGGTGCTCGCCGAGGAGTTCGGCGCCGACGGGGTTCGCGTCAACTGCGTCTCCCCGCGGGGAGTGACCACCGACCGCATCGACCACAAAATCGAGCAACTCGCCGAGCGGGAGGGAATCAGCCGGGAGGAAGCCGAGCAGCGCCGGACGGACGAACTTCCCCTCGACGACCTGGGAACGCCGGAGTCGTTCGCGCGCGCCGCGACCTACCTCTCGTCGCCGGCCGCCGATTACATCACGGGCGCCGTGCTGCCGGTCGACGGCGGGTGGCACCGGCGCGGATTCTGA